The following proteins are encoded in a genomic region of Coffea eugenioides isolate CCC68of chromosome 6, Ceug_1.0, whole genome shotgun sequence:
- the LOC113775463 gene encoding uncharacterized protein LOC113775463 codes for MEEPSFFDKMMLNLRATCRYYTGYPKDLGPSRVIRFTSEREFVQLLHQGYPVVVAFTIKCNLTKHLDKVLEEAAVNFYPHVKFLRVECPKYPGFCISRQKTEYPFIEIFHSPEQAINHGRVADPNITKYSVQVLPFNYDVSTYGFREFFKRHSIHHSGPR; via the exons ATGGAGGAGCCTTCCTTTTTCGACAAAATGATGCTTAATCTCCGTGCAACTTGCAG GTATTATACTGGATATCCAAAGGATCTTGGGCCATCAAGGGTTATTCGTTTTACTTCAGAGCGGGAGTTTGTCCAGCTTCTTCATCAAGGTTACCCTGTGGTTGTTGCATTTACCATCAA ATGTAACCTTACAAAGCATCTTGACAAAGTTCTTGAGGAAGCAGCAGTCAACTTCTATCCTCATGTAAAATTTTTGCGT GTTGAGTGCCCAAAGTATCCTGGTTTTTGTATATCTCGCCAGAAGACGGAATATCCATTTATTGAGATATTTCATAGTCCTGAACAA GCAATTAATCATGGAAGGGTTGCTGATCCAAATATTACAAAATACTCTGTGCAAGTTTTACCT TTCAACTATGATGTCAGCACCTATGGTTTCAGAGAATTTTTCAAGCGCCATAGCATACATCATTCTGGTCCTAGGTGA
- the LOC113774188 gene encoding ATP-dependent DNA helicase PIF2-like produces the protein MGKSLAEFHFVSDEFTSSYTERLTKEIESEKSLIVEPEDLLLSHKLNLEQKHAYDLILKACFSLQGQAFFVDGPGGTGKTFLYRSLLATLRSQNHVAIAVATSGIAASILPGGRIAHSRFKIPLDFSKTKTCQLSKQSSASKLLSESTLILWDEASMAKRETIEAFDELLKDLMDSDLPFGGKVVVFGGDFRQTLPIIEQATKEVLIESTFPVSPLWSQLHKIRLTENMRAMFDPAFSQFLLRVGEGREPVDDQGEITLSPDIVIPYVDKELSLNRLVESVFPDLNLYTHDPYNLINRCIIAPKNSSVDELNELMIKSFPRNLQTYISSDKTVDQRH, from the exons ATGGGCAAAAGTCTTGCTGAATTTCACTTTGTCTCCGATGAATTTACCTCCAGTTACACTGAAAGGCTAACAAAGGagattgaaagtgaaaaaagcTTAATCGTAGAACCTGAGGATCTATTGTTGTCTCACAAGTTGAACCTTGAACAAAAACATGCCTATGATCTGATCCTGAAAGCATGTTTTTCCTTACAAGGACAAGCTTTCTTCGTTGATGGCCCCGGCGGGACCGGTAAAACTTTTTTATATCGGTCACTCCTCGCCACCTTGCGCTCACAGAACCATGTTGCAATTGCAGTGGCAACATCTGGAATTGCAGCATCAATCCTTCCCGGAGGAAGGATAGCTCACTCGAGATTCAAGATACCGCTTGATTTCTCGAAAACTAAGACTTGTCAACTTAGTAAACAAAGCTCGGCTTCAAAACTCCTTTCTGAATCTACGCTTATTTTGTGGGATGAAGCTTCCATGGCTAAGCGGGAAACAATTGAAGCATTTGACGAATTGCTAAAagatttaatggattcagatttgcCTTTTGGAGGAAAGGTAGTTGTTTTCGGCGGCGATTTCCGGCAAACTCTGCCAATCATTGAGCAAGCAACTAAGGAAGTTCTCATAGAATCGACCTTCCCCGTTTCTCCCCTGTGGTCTCAACTACACAAAATCAGGCTCACAGAAAACATGCGAGCTATGTTTGATCCAGCCTTTTCTCAATTCCTTTTAAGGGTGGGAGAGGGGAGAGAACCTGTCGACGATCAGGGCGAGATAACTTTATCCCCAGATATAGTTATTCCTTATGTAGATAAAGAGCTGTCTTTAAACAG GTTAGTAGAAagtgtttttccagatttgaacctctatACCCATGATCCTTATAACCTGATAAATAGGTGCATCATTGCTCCTAAAAATAGCTCTGTCGACGAACTCAATGAATTGATGATTAAGAGCTTTCCTAGAAACCTTCAGACTTACATTAGCTCAGACAAGACTGTTGATCAGCGGCACTAA
- the LOC113774189 gene encoding uncharacterized protein LOC113774189, with translation MALVQKYGKPDIFLTMTCNPAWKEIQENLKYHEKSQDRPDLLARVFRAKFKMLKAEILNKQIFGEVAACVYVIEFQKRGFPHAHLLLILKPGHKLLNPESYDKIVCAELPDKDRYPHLYSLVIKHMIHGPCGTMDKSCPCIRDGTCKNRYPKNFCAQTTHGEDTYPYYRRRDDGKSIRVRRFTLDNRWVVPYNPYLLALFDCHINVEICSTLKLVKYLYKYVFKGHDLVSFKIISCESVNDVDEIRDFQKGRWVSPPEAFWRIYEFKLSEMTPAVYTLQVHLPDQQFVSFDKHSDLLQLLSKVDFSKTMLTQFFHMNRTNQRAQTLKCFYRDFPEHFVWSPKYKEWTERKRRKVIGRMVTVSPKEGERYYLRLLLTHIAGPTPFEALLSVNGQRLASFRESALALGLLQSDAYIEDTLQEAVAFQMPSSLRLLFATLLVYCSPTNPRLLWENFELDLSADYHHRQ, from the coding sequence ATGGCGCTGGTTCAAAAGTACGGGAAGCCAGACATTTTCCTTACAATGACATGTAATCCAGCGTGGAAGGAGATTCAAGAGAACTTGAAATACCATGAAAAATCACAAGATCGGCCAGACCTTCTAGCTAGAGTTTTTAGAGCCAAGTTTAAAATGCTTAAAGCAGAAATCCTGAATAAGCAAATCTTTGGTGAAGTTGCAGCGTGTGTTTATGTGATTGAGTTTCAGAAGCGGGGATTTCCTCATGCCCATTTATTATTGATCTTAAAACCTGGTCATAAACTACTTAACCCGGAGTCATATGACAAAATAGTTTGTGCTGAGCTGCCCGACAAAGATCGCTATCCTCACTTGTATTCTCTTGTTATCAAACATATGATCCATGGCCCTTGTGGGACCATGGATAAATCTTGCCCTTGCATAAGAGATGGAACCTGTAAAAATCGCTATCCAAAGAACTTTTGTGCTCAAACGACCCATGGTGAGGATACTTATCCATATTACAGAAGAAGAGATGACGGCAAGAGTATCAGAGTTCGCAGATTTACTCTTGACAATAGGTGGGTTGTGCCATATAACCCTTACCTACTTGCTTTATTTGATTGCCACATCAACGTGGAAATCTGTTCGACTCTTAAACTCGTGAAGTACTTGTATAAGTATGTTTTCAAAGGACATGATCTGGTGAGCTTTAAGATTATTTCTTGTGAATCAGTCAATGATGTTGATGAAATAAGAGACTTTCAGAAAGGTAGATGGGTTTCACCTCCGGAAGCTTTTTGGCGCATTTATGAATTCAAACTCAGTGAAATGACTCCAGCAGTTTACACTCTTCAAGTTCACCTTCCAGACCAGCAATTTGTTTCCTTCGACAAGCATTCTGACCTGTTGCAATTACTGAGCAAAGTTGATTTTTCTAAAACAATGTTAACTCAGTTTTTCCACATGAACAGAACAAATCAAAGAGCACAAACCCTGAAATGCTTCTATAGAGATTTCCCTGAACATTTTGTCTGGTCTCCCAAATATAAAGAGTGGACTGAACGAAAGCGTAGAAAAGTCATTGGCCGGATGGTGACTGTTAGTCCGAAAGAAGGAGAGAGGTATTATTTGAGGTTGCTTTTAACTCACATTGCTGGACCGACGCCTTTTGAAGCCCTTTTGTCTGTTAACGGACAGAGATTAGCTTCGTTTAGAGAGTCCGCTTTAGCTCTCGGCCTTCTGCAGTCTGATGCGTACATAGAGGACACACTTCAGGAAGCAGTGGCGTTTCAAATGCCGTCCTCATTGCGTCTATTGTTTGCCACTCTCCTTGTGTACTGTTCTCCCACGAATCCTAGGTTGCTTTGGGAGAACTTTGAACTCGACCTTTCTGCCGACTACCATCACCGGCAGTAG
- the LOC113774186 gene encoding replication protein A 70 kDa DNA-binding subunit-like produces the protein MANLLPMRDIVPHMTNWSCDITVQERQQITSSMGIPTRKQKFVFYDSEGSRVEGIIFNDDIPRMSQILQIYKKYRISNAEVRPIPSKFQTSDLTVQWVISSRTVIDKIPDGDEVMPVKFCYSKFTDLVQYMDDKTKSVDVLGVVISALERKTVTKNSRQSDVQKFVLLNEESQTVLLSLWDSFLANKGEDMLSKLHSYPVIIARRVKVNNYNGVALGIWFDSTILVDPPIQEAIELKNWALRNTDLIKEIVEKKAYIKYNPQLSLKSDQKTTWICNITSSQKTIWVKAQISFEHIFQKYWYMSYKNCCRATAAGHEVVFTCNSCKEKHPAVPRCRFDVDLTDSTGVIPASLFGELAEKLLTFNALEAMQHFNENVELPLEFVHNELKSKTFLLHIKPVQTQLADARQRYTIIYYSEIDDATDSGQLAMQPKDGSPFPTKESDTIQLGTPGENSARSKICVRLSDRFDEPQNIELDEDENAECSSSKKQKLN, from the exons ATGGCTAACTTGCTGCCAATGCGAGATATTGTGCCTCATATGACAAATTGGAGTTGCGACATCACTGTTCAAGAAAGGCAGCAGATTACAAGTTCAATGGGAATACCAACAAGAAAGCAAAAGTTTGTTTTCTATGATTCAGAA GGATCGAGAGTCGAAGGAATCATCTTCAATGATGACATTCCTAGAATGAGCCAGATCTTGCAGATTTATAAAAAGTATAGAATCTCCAATGCTGAAGTCAGACCTATACCGTCAAAGTTCCAGACATCTGACCTTACAGTTCAATGGGTGATCAGTAGCAGGACTGTCATTGACAAAATTCCTGATGGTGATGAAGTCATGCCTGTGAAATTCTGCTATTCAAAGTTTACTGATTTAGTTCAGTACATGGATGACAAAACTAAATCAGTGG ACGTGCTGGGAGTCGTGATTAGTGCACTTGAGAGGAAAACAGTTACTAAAAACTCAAGGCAATCGGATGTTCAAAAGTTTGTTCTGCTTAATGAAGA ATCACAGACAGTCCTATTGTCTCTATGGGATAGCTTTCTAGCCAATAAGGGAGAGGACATGCTATCTAAACTTCACAGCTATCCTGTGATAATTGCTCGCAGAGTCAAAGTGAATAACTATAATG GAGTCGCACTTGGTATTTGGTTTGATTCAACGATTCTTGTTGATCCGCCTATACAAGAAGCAATAGAACTCAAGAACTG GGCCTTGAGGAACACTGATCTGATTAAAGAGATTGTTGAAAAAAAGGCCTATATTAAATATAATCCACAGCTGTCATTGAAATCAGACCAAAAAACAACTTGGATTTGTAACATAACTTCGTCACAAAAG ACTATATGGGTGAAGGCGCAGATCTCTTTCGAACACATCTTCCAAAAATATTGGTACATGAGCTATAAAAACTGTTGCCGAGCTACAGCAGCAGGCCATGAAGTTGTGTTTACGTGTAACTCGTGCAAAGAGAAGCATCCTGCAGTTCCTAG ATGCCGCTTTGATGTTGATTTAACTGATAGCACTGGTGTGATACCAGCTTCATTATTTGGCGAATTGGCAGAGAAGCTATTGACATTTAATGCGCTGGAAGCAATGCAACATTTTAATGAG AATGTTGAGCTGCCGCTAGAGTTTGTCCACAATGAGCTAAAATCAAAAACCTTTCTGCTACACATCAAACCTGTGCAAACACAGTTGGCCGATGCAAGACAGCGTTACACGATTATATACTACTCTGAAATTGATGACGCTACTGATTCTGGCCAGTTAGCAATGCAACCAAAAGATGGCTCTCCTTTTCCTACCAAAGAATCTGACACCATACAGTTGGGAACTCCAG GAGAAAATAGTGCTCGTTCAAAGATTTGTGTTCGACTTTCTGATAGGTTTGATGAACCTCAAAACATTGAACTAGATGAGGATGAAAATGCAGAGTGCAGCTCTAGCAAGAAGCAAAAATTGAACTAG
- the LOC113774187 gene encoding ATP-dependent DNA helicase RRM3-like yields the protein MLLRNLNPAEGLCNGTRLTCRDLGQHTISAEIVFGHHRGKTVFIPRIPLRSPDNDKNGIPFVRTQFPVCLCFALTINKSQGQTLDYVGIYLREPVFSHGQLYVALSRARTAAKVKILLVPGTFEGTKVDCKTRNVVFHEIFRLTQE from the coding sequence ATGCTTCTAAGAAATTTAAACCCAGCTGAAGGTCTGTGCAATGGAACAAGGTTGACATGCAGAGATCTTGGACAGCACACAATTTCTGCCGAGATTGTTTTTGGCCATCACCGAGGAAAAACAGTTTTTATTCCAAGGATACCTCTTCGGTCGCCTGACAACGACAAAAATGGGATTCCATTCGTACGAACACAGTTTCCTGTCTGCCTTTGCTTCGCCTTGACCATCAATAAATCGCAGGGTCAAACCCTTGACTACGTCGGAATCTATCTACGAGAACCAGTTTTTTCTCATGGACAGTTGTATGTTGCTCTGTCCAGAGCTAGGACTGCCGCTAAAGTCAAAATTCTTCTTGTTCCTGGAACATTTGAAGGCACAAAAGTAGATTGCAAGACTCGGAATGTTGTCTTTCATGAAATTTTTAGATTAACGCAGGAATAG